Genomic segment of Serinicoccus hydrothermalis:
GCGTCCTCCGGGGGCACGGCACTGCTGCTGCTCGCGGCGTCGCCGTCGCCGCTGCCACTGCACGCGGTGAGCCCCACGAGGCTGAGGGTCAGGCCTGCCGCAGCAAGCCACTTCTGCACGGACATCGTCCTTCTCCCTGGTCGGGTGCGGGTGTGCAAGCCGCGGAAACTAGCACGCCCGGATGGGTCGTCCACCCGGCATTCTCCCAGGGTGCGGCCAGGTCCGCCGCGCGAAGCAGCGGGCCGCCGGGCGCGTGCGGGGCGCCGCTCGGCGCAGGATCGGGGCCCCGGGCCCGACCGGGCCTGCGCCCCGGGGGTGGGGCGAGGCATACTCGGGAGCGACCCCGAGCGCGAGGAGCAACGATGTCCGACGAGGGACTGTCCAACATGCTGCACGAGGAGCGCACCTTCGCCCCGAGCGAGGAGTTCGCCGCGCAGGCCAACGGCACGGCCGAGCTGTTCGACCGCGCCCAGGAGGACCGTGAGGGCTTCTGGGCCGAGCAGGCGCGGAAGTACGTGCAGTGGGAGACCGATTTCGACCAGGTCCTGGACTGGTCCGACGCGCCCTTCGCGAAGTGGTTCGTCGACGGCCGGCTCAACGCCTGCGTCAACGCGGTCGACCGGCACGTCGAGGCCGGGAACGGCGACCGCGTGGCGATCCACTGGGTGGGCGAGCCCGAGGACGACACCCGCGACATCACGTATGCCGAGCTGCACGAGCAGGTGCAGCGCGCCGCCAACGCGCTGGCCGACCTCGGCGTGGGCGAGGGCGACACCGTCATGATCTACCTGCCGATGGTGCCCGAGTCCGCCATCGCGATGCTCGCCTGCGCTCGTCTCGGTGCGCCCCACTCGGTCGTCTTCGGCGGCTTCTCCTCCGACGCGCTGCGCAGCCGCATCGAGGACGCGGACAGCAAGGTCGTCATCACCGCCGACGGCGGCTACCGGCGCGGCAAGCCGTCCGGGCTGAAGTCGGTCGTGGACGGCGCGCTGGAGGGCGAGACGCCGGTCGAGAACGTCCTCGTGGTGCAGCGCACCGGGCAGGACGTCGAGTGGACCGAGGGCCGTGACCGGTGGTGGCACGAGGCGCTCGAGGCGGCCGACGCCACGCACGAGGCGCAGGCCTTCGACAGCGAGCACCCGTTGTTCATCCTTTACACCTCCGGCACGACCGGGAAGCCCAAGGGCATCGTCCACACGACCGGTGGCTACCTGCTGCAGACGGCATACACCTCGCACGTCGTGCACGACATCCACCCGGACACCGACGTCTACTGGTGCACCGCCGACGTCGGCTGGGTGACCGGGCACTCCTACATCGTCTACGGGCCGATGACGCTCGGGGCGACCCAGGTGATGTACGAGGGCACGCCGGACACCCCGCACCAGGGCCGGTTCTGGGAGATCGTCCAGGACAAGAAGGTGACGGTCCTCTACACCGCGCCCACCGCGATCCGGACCTTCATGAAGTGGGGCAAGGAGATCCCGGAGAAGTTCGACCTGTCCAGCCTCAAGCTGCTCGGGTCGGTCGGTGAGCCGATCAACCCCGAGGCGTGGATGTGGTACCGCGAGGTCATCGGCGGCGGCCGCTGCCCGATCGTCGACACCTGGTGGCAGACGGAGACCGGCGGGATCATGATCTCGCCGATCCCGGGCGTCACGGAGACACGGCCCGGCTCGGCGCAGCACCCCATCCCCGGCATCAACGCCGTCGTCGTCGACGACTCGGGGAAGCCGGTGGAGAAGGGCTCCGGCGGCTACCTCGTCGTCACCGACCCCTGGCCCTCCATGCTGCGCGGGATCTGGGGCGACCCGGAGCGCTACAAGGAGACCTACTGGAGCCGGTTCGAGGACATGTACTTCGCCGGTGACGGCGCCAAGCTGGACGAGGACGGCAACATCTGGGTCCTCGGCCGGGTGGACGACGTCATGAACGTCTCCGGGCACCGGATGTCCACCGCCGAGATCGAGTCGGCGCTGGTCAGCCACCCGAAGGTCGCGGAGGCCGCGGTCGTGGGCGCGGCGGACGAGACGACCGGTCAGGCGATCTGCGCCTTCGTCATCCTGCGTGGTGACGCCACCGAGGAAGCCGATGAGGACGGCGAGGGCGAAGGTCTCGTCGCCGAGCTGCGCCAGCACGTCGCCAAGGAGATCGGGGCGATCGCCAAGCCGCGCCAGATCATGGTCGTGCCCGAGCTGCCCAAGACCCGCTCCGGCAAGATCATGCGGCGGCTGCTCAAGGACGTCGCGGAGAACCGCGAGGTCGGCGATGTCACCACGCTGGCCGACTCCTCCGTCATGGACCTCATCACGAAGGGCATGAAGGAGGACTGACCCTCTCGGCCGACCCGCGCGGGTGCGCGCGGGCCGGCGGAGGGTATGCCCTCAGCGGCTCTCCCAGGCGTCCGGCTGACGCAGCAGCTCGGCGACCTCGGCCGACCAGGCGCCGTGGCGCAGCTGGTCGAGGGTGGTGCCGTCGAGCACGGTGCGCAGCGCCGCGCGGGTGGCGACCCAGAGGGCCGGCAGGTGCTCCGCCTCGCCGTCGTAGGCGGTGTCGTGCGGCCGCAGTCCCCGCACCTCGGCGAGCGGGCCGTCGACCGCGCGGATGACGTCGCCGACGGCGATCTCGTCGGCGGGCCGGGCCAGGAGGTAGCCACCGCGTGCCCCGCGCCGGGAGGCGACGAGCTCCGCCCGTCGCAGGTCGGCCACGATCGCCTCGAGGAACTTCACCGGCAGGTCCTGGGCCTGGGCGAGGCGGTCGACCGAGACGGGCCTGGCCTTCTGCGCCGGCGTGTCGTCCTGCGCCGCCGCCAGGGCGAGCATGGCCCGGACGGCGTAGTCCGAGCGCGCCGAGATGTCCACGTCCCCAGTCTCTCGCACCCCCCGGTCGGGGTCGGGGAGCAGGCCGCTTGACATTTATCCTAGTCAACCGACAGGATTTGCAGGAATAACCCGGGCGACGTCGCCCGAGCCCGTGATGTACGACCCTCCAGGACGGCTCTCATGCGTCAACTCATCCTGCTCGCCCTCGTCGGCCTCGCCGCCCAGCTCGTCGACGGCGGGCTCGGCATGGCCTACGGCGTGACCACCACCACCCTGCTGCTCATGCTCGGCACCAACCCCGCGGCCGCGTCGGCCACCGTCCACCTCGCCGAGATCGGCACCACCCTGGCCTCGGGCACCGCGCACTGGAAGTTCGGCAACGTCGACCCGAAGGTCGTGCTGCGGGTGGGTGTGCCCGGCGCGGTAGGGGCCTTCCTCGGCGCCACCGTGCTGAGCTCGATCGACGCCGAGGTGGCCCGGCCCATCACCGCGACGATCCTGCTCGTGCTCGGCGTCTACCTGCTCGCCCGCTTCACCCGCAGCGGTATGCGGACCGATCGGCTCGGGCAGCCGCTGCGCCGCCGCTTCCTCACCCCGCTCGGGCTCTTCGCCGGGTTCCTCGACGCGACCGGCGGCGGGGGCTGGGGTCCGGTCGGCACGCCCGCGCTGCTCGCCAGCGGCCGCATGGAGCCGCGCAAGGTCGTCGGCTCCATCAGCGCCTCGGAGTTCCTCGTCGCGCTGGCCGCGAGCCTGGGCTTCCTCGTCGGGCTGGGCCACCAGGGCATCAACCTCGCGTGGGTGCTGGCCCTACTGGCCGGCGGGCTCGTCGCGGCCCCGATCGCGGCCGGTCTCGTGCGGGTCATCCCGCCGCGGCTGCTCGGCGTCGGCGTCGGCGGGCTGATCGTGCTCACCAACGCGAGGACGCTGCTGCGCAGCGAGATGGTCGACGTCGGCGACGTGACCCGCTCGCTCGTGTATGCCGTGATCGTCGCGGTCTGGCTCGGTGCGCTCAGCTACGTGATCGCCGTGACCCGGGTCAACCGTGCCGCCGCAGGTGGCGCCACGGACGACTCAGCCCGAACCGCCGCCCGCTGACCTCGGTCACGGTGATCGCGACGACGTTGACCTTCTCGTCGCCGATCCAGGGCCGTAGCCGCAGGTTCGCGACCTCGCGGGCCTCCGGGCCCTCGAGGAGCTCGGCGGTGCCGCGCGCCACGACGCTCCAGGCGGTCTCGGCGTCGTCGTCGACCTGGTCGATCTCGAAGGCGACGTCGGAGTCCATGACCACGCCGAGCAGCTTGGAGCCCTCGGCCGTGCGGAAGATGAGGCGGCCGTGGTCGACGGCGTAGTTCACCGGCGTGATGTGCACCTCGTCGGTCAGGTGGTAGGCCAGCCGGCCGAGCTCCTGGTCGGCGAGGAGGCTCCAGCACTCCTGCTCGGAGAGGTGGGTGGTGGGCGAGTCGCTCATCAGCTGCTCCTTCGGACGAGGTGGTGCTCCTAGCATACTACGAGTAGTAGTAATAGTGGGAGCGACAGCACCCCCCGGTCCGGAGCTGTAGCGGTGAAGTCCGCTCAGCCGCCGAACGCCCGCTCGAAGGTGCTCTGCAGCTGGGTCAGGGCGAGCCAGGCGAAGAGCAGGGCGCAGATGCCCATGAGGACGTTGACGACCATGCCGTTGCGCCACTCCTGCGGCGTGCGGTCGGTGTTGAGGATCCACAGCAGCGTCACCGCGAGGAACGGCATGAAGAACGCCCCGAGCACGCCGTAGGCCAGGATCAGCCAGACCGGCTGACCCACGAAGAGCATGATCATCGGCGGGAAGGTCAGCCACAGGATGTAGGCCTTGTACCAGGTGCCGCCGAGGCGCACGCTCGGGTCGTCCTTGGGCAGCTTGCGGGCGTGGCCGATGAAGTCGGCGAACATCATCGAGACGCCGTTCCACACGCCCACGAGCGAGGACATGGCCGCCGACCAGAAGCCGATGAGGAAGACCGTGCCGGCCCACGAGCCATACCGCTCGCCGAGGACGCGGGAGAGGTCGAGCAGGCCCTCGTCACCGGTCTCGACCGCGATCCCGGCGGAGTAGAGCAGCTCGGCGCCGACGATGAGGGTGGAGATGACGAAGATGCCGGTGACGGTGTAGGCGACGGTGTTGTCCAGCCGCATGACGCGCATGTGACCCGGGGTGGTCCAGCCCTTCTCCCGGATCCAGTAGCCGTAGGCCGCGAGCGTGATGGTTCCGCCGACTCCGCCGGCGACGGACAGGACGTTGATGAGGCCGCCCTCGGGGATGCGCGGGACCAGGCCGGTGATGAGCTCGGGGATGTTGGGCAGGGTCAGCACCGCGGCGATGAACATCGTCACGAACATCACGCCGACGAGCGCGGCGCAGACCTTCTCGAAGAAGGCATACTTCCCGAACCACACCAGCGCCGCGCCGACGAGACCGGACAGGATGCCCCACCAGGTCACCGAGAGCGCCGGGAAGAGGCTCGCCAGCGGCAGCCCGGTGCCGGCCATCGCGGCGGCGCCGTAGACGAAGCCCCAGATGACGATGTAGGGCGCGAAGTACCACGTCGTCCAGCGGCCAAGAGTGGCCCAGCCCTCGTAGATCGTGTTGCCGGTGGCGAGGGAGTAGCGGCCGGCGCCCTCGACGAGCACGACCTTCATGAGGCAGCCGACGACGACCGCCCAGAGGAGGGCATACCCGAACCTCTGACCGGCGATGACCGTGGCGACGAGGTCGGCGGCACCGACACCCGTTGCAGCGACGATGAGGCCGGGGCCGACGAGCCTCCAGCCGGGGCGTGACGCGGGGGCGGTCTGCGACTGCGTTGTCATGGCGTCATGTCTACACCAGGGGTGCGGCGCGACCCGCCCGAGCCGGGTGCATGGCATCGTGAGGTATGCGCGTGACCGAGCTGTGGAGATATCCCGTCAAGTCCTTCGGCGGGGAGGCGGTGGAGAGCTCTCCGGTCGAGCCGTGGGGTCTGGAGGGGGACCGGCGCTGGGGCGTCGTCGGTCCGGACGGCTTCCCGGTGACCGCGCGGGAGTGCCACGAGCTGCTGGGGCTCACCGCGTCGCAGGTGGACGAGGAGACGATCCGGCTGACGGCGCGCGACGGCGACTCGATCCTCGTCGAGACGCCGCTCGGGGTGCCGGTGGTGCCGGTCGGGCACTCGCGGCAGGGCTTCGCGCCGCCGGCCGACCAGGACGTGAGCGAGTGGGTCTCGCAGCACGCGGGACGGGACCTGCGGCTGGTGTGGCAGGAGGACCCGAGCGTGCGGCGGATCTCCGGCGCGCACGGCGGCGAGGAGGGGGAGTCGCTCTCGCTCGCGGACACCGGGCCGCTGCTGCTCACGAGCGAGGCGTCGTTGACCCGGCTGTCCGACTGGATCCTCGAGGGCGGCGGCGAGCCGGTGCCGATGTCGCGCTTCCGGCCCAACGTCGTGGTCGACGGCGACGAGCCGTTCGCCGAGGACGGGTGGGGGTTCGTGACGATCGGGGAGGTGCGGTACCGGCGCACCGAGCTGTGCGACCGGTGCGTCATGACGCAGATCGACACCGGGACGCTGCAGACCGGCAAGGAACCCATCCGCACGCTCGCGCAGCACCGCCGGTGGGACGGCACGACGTGGTTCGGCATCCGGCTCGTGCCGGTGGGGCTTGAAGGCGGTCCGGCGCAGGTCGCGGTGGGGGACGAGGTCGTCGCGGACGAGGAGACGTCGTGAGGTCCGGGGTCCTCTGGGCGACGGGGGTCTATGCCTCCTTGGTCGTCTTCGGCGTGGTGTTGGTCGTCGTGGACGACTGGGAAGCGTCCGGAGCCCTGGCGTCCGGGCTGGTCGGTGGCGGTTGTGCGGCGCTCGTGGTCACCGCGCTCGCGCCTCGGCGAACGCTCGGCTGGGCGCCCGCGCTCTTCGCCTTCGCGAGCGTCGCTCTCGCGTTGCAGGGCATCGGGGTGCGCCTGGCCGAGCTGGAGCAGCCGGGGTCGACCCTCGGTGGGTCAGGTCTGGACCTGATCACCTTGCTGCTCCTGTTCGCCTGGCCCGTCGGCTTGGTCTTCATGATCATCCTGCTCCTGCAGAGGCCGGCAGAGGTGTCTGGGTCTGACGAGCCACGGGGTGATCGGCCGGCATGACGCGGCGGTGACCAACGTCTCAGGCGCCGATGTCCTCCCAGATGGTCAGGCAGAACACCTGACCCACGGGGTCGCGGAAGACGAGGCAGTGCTCGGCGTTCGGCTGCTCGCTCTCGCGTCGGGCGCCGCAGGCGAGTGCGTGCCGCTCGCCCTCCTTCAGGTCGTGGACGTAGAAGTCCAGGTGCAGCAGCACGGGTCGCTCCCCGTCCGGCCAGGTGGGCGGCTGGTAGTCGCTCACGGTCTGGACGTCGATCCGGCCGCCTGGGCCGTCGACGACCGCCCAGGCGGGGATCGAGAAGGTCACCTCACCGCCGGTGAGCTCGGCGTAGAACCGGGCGAGGGCGGGCGCGTCAGGGCAGTGGAGCGTGGGGGAGGACAGCCTGGGGAGAGGTGTCTGGGCACGGGTGTCGCTCATACCCGTATGACGACGGCTGGGTCCTTGACTCATCGCTGGCGGGTGAGAACGCGGGGTGTGACCGGTCAGTCCTGGGCGAGGTGGGCGTCGTTGAGCTTGTTGAGCAGGCGCTCTAGCTCGGCCCGCTCGGGATCGTCCAGGGCGCCGAAGTAGTCGCTGCGCGACCCGCGCAGCTCGGCCTGCAGGTCGTCCCAGGCGCGCTGTCCGTCCGGGGTCAGGGTGAGCACGACGCGTCGTCGGTCGGTGGTGTCGGCGGCGCTGCTCAGCCAGCCGCGCTCGCGCAGCTTGCGCACGGTGGCTCCGGCGTTGCGGGCATCGATCGCGAGCTGGCGCGCCAGCTCGACCTGGCTCGCCGACCCGTCGACCAGGACCGCCAGTGCCGCGAACTCGGCGTTCGTCATACCGCGCGACCGCAGGAAGCCTCCCCACGCTGCGTCGGTGCGACGGCCGACGGTGGCGAGGAGGAAGCCGGCGCGACGGCGGAAGCTCAACCCTGGTGACATAGACATAATTTATGTAAAATAAGCGCATGGCTGCAACCCCGGGGATCCAGGACCTGACCGCCACCCTCGACCGGCACCGTGGCTTCCTGCTGCAGACGGCGGAGGGGCTCAGCGAGGAGCAGGCGCGGACGGCGAGCACGGTCAGCGCCCTCAGCATCGCCTCGATCCTCAAGCACGTGGCCGACACCGAGGAGCAGTGGATGCAGTTCGCGCTGCGCGGTGCCGACGCCTTCGACCAGGTCTACAACCAGGACGTCGACTGGGATGCCGTCGACGCCGCGGCGAGCGAGGGCGACGGGGACTGGGGCGAGTGGGAGGACGACCGCTTCGTCCTCGGCGACGACGAGACCCTGCCGGTCCTGCGTCAACGGGTCCTCGACGTCGGGGCGGAGACGACGCGCATCCTCGGTGAGGCCGACCTGGACCTGACGCACCCGCTGCCCGAGGCGCCATGGTTCGAGGAGGGCGCGGTGTGGTCGGTGCGCCGGGTGGCGATGCACATGATCGCCGAGATCTCGCAGCACGCCGGCCACGCCGACATCATCCGCGAGGCGGTGGACGGTCAGCGCACGATGGGTTGAGCGTCCGGGTGGTTCGGCAGGGCTGGGCCCCTGACCTCGAGCCGGTTCGTCAACTGAACGCCGGTATGTCAGTCGCGAGCCTCCTCGAGGAGGCTCTGATCTGACATATCGGCTCGGAGACGGGCGACGACCCCGTGCGATGGCCGGGCGGGAGGGCAGCCACTAAGGTCGAGGCCCAGGAGGCCGCGACGACGACCGGCCACCAGAGACCTGCGAAGGAGATGCCATGGTGCAGCGTCAGGTGCCCAAGCCCAGCGAGATCTTCGAGCTGGTGAAGTTCCGCAAGCCCAGCCTCGACCTCACCGGGTCCCGCCTGGAGCAGGCCCAGACCGTCGAGGATCTGCGCCGGATCGCCAAGCGCCGCACCCCGTCCGCCGCCTTCGACTACACCGACGGGGCCGCCGACGGCGAGGTGTCGCTGGCCCGGGCGCGCCAGGCCTTCCAGAACGTCGAGTTCCACCCGGGCGTCCTCACCGACGTGACGAACGTCGACACCACCGTCGAGATCTTCGGCGGCCCCAGCGCCCAGCCGTTCGGCATCGCGCCGACAGGGTTCACCCGGCTGATGCAGACCGAGGGGGAGTCGGCGGGCGCCGGCGCGGCCGGGGTGGCGGGCATACCCTTCACGCTGTCGACCCTCGGCACCACCTCGATCGAGGACGTCCGCGCGGCCAACCCGGACGGCCGCAACTGGTTCCAGCTGTATGTCATGCGCGACCGGTCGATCTCCTACGGCCTGGTCGAGCGGGCGGCGGAGGCCGGCTTCGACACCCTCATGTTCACCGTGGACACCCCGGTCGCGGGTGCCCGGCTGCGGGACAAGCGCAACGGCTTCTCCATCCCGCCGCAGCTGACCGCGCGCACCGTGCTCGACGCCATCCCCCGGCCCTGGTGGTGGTGGGACTTCCTCACGACGCCCAAGCTGGAGTTCGCCTCCCTCTCCACGACCGGCGGGACGGTGGGGGAGCTGCTGAACAGCGCGATGGACCCCAGCATCGACTTCGACGACCTGCGCGAGATCCGGGAGATGTGGCCCGGCAAGCTCGCGGTCAAGGGGGTGCAGACCGTCGCCGACGCGGTGAAGCTGGCGGAGTTCGGGGTCGACGGGATCATCCTGTCCAACCACGGCGGTCGGCAGCTCGACCGCGCACCCGTGCCTTTCCACCTCCTGCCGGACGTGGCGCGGGAGGTCGGTGGCGACGTCGAGATCGTCGTCGACACCGGCATCATGAACGGCGCGGACGTCGTGGCCTCGCTGGCCCTGGGCGCCGACTTCACGATGGTCGGCCGGGCCTACCTCTACGGGCTCATGGCCGGCGGTCGCCGCGGCGTGGACCGCATGATCGACATGCTCAGCGAGCAGGTCGCGCGGACGATGAGGCTGCTGCAGGTCGGCTCGGTCGCCGAGCTGAACCCGGACCACGTGACCCAGCTGCGCGAGCTGCTGCCGGTCGAGCGCCGGCGACCGCAGTCCTAGCCCCGGCTCACCCGTGACCCCGGCAGACTCCGCCACGGGTGTCGCAGCGTTGGGCGTCGAGGACAAGCGCTCCCGGGTGGACGAGCCCCACGTCGGTGCGCTCAACGACCTCGCGCGCTCGCTGCGGGTGAGGGACGGCGGGGTAGAGCGCTTCGTCCCGTGGTTCGACCCGGACAGCGGGGGCGTGGCCGCGCAGGACCTCGTGCTCATGGAGACCCCCGGTCCGCGCACGGTCGCGGTCGGCGACCTGGGGTTCAGCTCGGAGGACAACGCCGACCCCACCGCGGCGGCCCTGCGCGAGGCGAGAGCGGGCGCGGGTCTCGCGCGGACGGCATACCTGCGGTGCAACGTCGTGCCGTGGCCCCTGGTCGACATCGCCGGTCACCGTCGCCCGCCGCTGGTCGCGGATCTGGACGACGCGCGCCCCGCGCTCCAAGAGCTCCTGAGCCTGCTGCCGGACCTCGAGCTGGTGGTGGCGGTCGGCGCCCCGCGCTCACGGGGATCATGCGGCTGCTCACCTCAGGATCGACGGGTATGCCCGGCCTCCCCCGGGTCCTCGGGGTGCCGCACCCGTCCCCGCGCAACGCGGGGCGGCGCGAGGAGGCGCGGGCGCGGTTGACCGCGGCCCTGGCGCTCGGCGCGCACCTCTCTCAGGCAGGCGCCTGGAGGAGCTGACCGCGGTAGGCCCCACGGGCCGTGCGCACGGCCACGACGGCCCAGGCCGCCAGCAGGCCGACGTAGAAGACGACCGCGGCCCCGGCGAACAGGTGCGCCCCCGTCGCCTCCGCGAGGCCGGAGGTGCCGGTGACGACCGTGCCGACGGGGAAGGTGAATGACCACCACGTCAGAGCGAAGGGCATACCGGAGCGGACGGTGCGGACGGTGATGGCGACGGCCAGGACGGCCCAGAGCATCGCGAAGCCCCACATGGGCGCGCCGTAGATCAGCCCGGCGGCCTCGAAGGCACTGCCGTAGGGGCCGGGCAGCACGTCGGCCGCTGTGGCGCCGAGGGTGTGGCCTGCGGTGATGGACTGACCCAGGGGGCCGAGCACGATCCAGAGGGTTGGGATCGTCGCCGAGGCACCGGCGCCGTGCCGCGCCAGCCGTCCCCAGATGAGCGTGATGACGACGAGGCTGGCGACCAGCGTCAGGCCGAACATGGCGGTGCACAGCAGCTGCATCGTCAGCTGCCACTGGCCCGCGGGCAGGTGGGGGATGAGGAGCGGGCCGGTGGCGGCGCTGACCATCGGGGGGACGATCGGCATGAGCCAGCCGCCGAAGGCCGAGTCGGGCTCGACCTCGTGGCTCATGAACGTCCGGTAGGGCACGGCGACCGCGGTCCACAGGCCGAGGGCCGTGCCGACGGTCCACAGCGTGGCGTTCATCGCGACGGCGGCCGTCGTGCCGATGAGCGGCTGGCCGACGAGCATCGCCCCTGCGCCGACGGTCATGAAGGCCATGGCGGGGGCGCCGTAGAAGTGCGACATCACGGGGTCCCCGAGGTGGGACCGCGCCGTCCGCGGGTGCAGCCGCCAGTGCATCGCCGTGGCGAGCAGCACGACGACCAGCAGCACGACGTCGAGCACCCAGACCGCGCGGGCGAAGGCACCGAGCCCGGGGACCGTCACGGGCAGGGTGGCCGCGGCGTTGGCGACGATGCCCGTGCCCATGACGGAGGCGAACCAGTTCGGCCCGATGAAGCCGAGCGCCGGCTGCCCCTCGAGCGCCGAGAGGAAGCTCGTCCGCCTGCGCCCGCCGTGCGCGGACGGCGCAGTGGCGGTGGAGATCGAGCGGTCCTCACGGTGCAGTGCCACAGATCCGGTCATGGCTCCAGCATCCGGCGGGACGCTGCGGCCCGGTAGACGTCTCTGTCCTGTGCAGGGACAAGCCTGGCCTGTGGGTGAGGCGTAGGGTGACCGCATGGACTCCCCTCACGTCCCCGACCTCGCCGGGCTGCGGCTGGTCGTCGCGATCGGTCGCACCGGGAGCATCGGTGCGGCCTCGCGGGCGACCGGGGTGTCCCAGCAGGCGGCCTCGGAGCGGCTGCGCGGCATCGAGGCGCAGACCGGGCTCACCCTCGTGCAGCGTGGCCCGCGGGGCTCGGACCTCACGCCGTCGGGGGTGGTCTTCACCGAGTGGGCAGCGCGCCTCATCGAGCTCACCGACGAGGTTGAGGCCGCCATCCGCGGCCTGCGGGAGGAACGCTCTCTCGGCCTGAGCGTCTGGGCGAGCATGACGATCGCCGACGCCCTCATGCCCGGGTGGCTCGTCCGGCTGCGTCGGCGGCAGGAGCATGAAGGGGCGCAGGTCACCGCGGTCAGCCTCACCGCGTCCAACAGCAGCCAGGTCCTCGAGGCCGTCCGCGACGGCACGGCCCACCTCGGGTTCGTCGAGGGCGTCGGCGCGCCAGGCAACGTCCGCTCCACCGTGGTCGCCCACGACGAGCTGCTGCTGGTCGTGGCTCCGGACGACCCCCTGGCCCGTCGCCGGCGGCCGCTCGAGGCGGCCGAGGTCGCCGAGCTCCCGCTGACCGGCCGCGAGGTGGGCTCGGGGACGCGCGACGTGGTCGAGCAGGCACTCGCCCGGGAGGGCCTGCAGCTGCACGAGTCGGTCATCGAGCTGACCACGACGACCGCGGTGAGGGAGTCCGTGCTGGCGGGAGGGGCGCCCGCCCTCCTCAGCAGGCGGGTCGTGGAGCGCGACCTGGAGGCCGGGCGCCTCGTCGCCGTCGGGACGACCCTCGACCTGGGCCGCGAGTTCCGCGCCATCTGGGTGGGCAGCCCCACCCCGCCCGCGGGGCCCGCGCGGGACCTCATCGCCATCGCCCGGGGGCGGCATCGCGCAGCCACGGCTCCCCGGCGGTGAGGCTCGCCCCCTGCCAGGATGCTGGTATGCCCTCGCTGGAGACCGAGCGTGTCGTGATCGTCCTGCGGGAGCGCCCGTCGGCGGCGGTGGCCATGGCCCTGCACCGCCTGCTCGGACTGGGGGTGTCCGAGGCCGTGCGCCGCGCCGGGGCGGGTGAGCCCTTGCTCGACCGCGGCCTGCAGCTCGACGACCGTGTGCCCTTCGAGCGGCTCGTCGAGGAGGTGCTGCGCACGATCGCGCCCTGCGCGCACGACCTGCACGTCGTGCCGCCGGACGAGCCTCCCGGCGACGCCAACCGGGTCGACGCGGAGACCCTGCGCAGGACCCTCCGACCGCAGCCGCCGGAGCGCCCGACCCTGCCGCCTCGACCAGATGCCCACCTCGCGGAACTCATCGCCCGGGGCACCCGCGCGGCCCTGGCCGAGCTGCCGGAGGCGGTGGCGCGCGACCTGTGCCTGGTCGCCCTCGTCACCACCGGCGAGGCGCTGCGGCCCTACCTCGGCGTCACGATCCACGGCCCCGGCCGGTGGGACCTCGCCGACGGCGAGCAGGCGATC
This window contains:
- a CDS encoding DinB family protein gives rise to the protein MAATPGIQDLTATLDRHRGFLLQTAEGLSEEQARTASTVSALSIASILKHVADTEEQWMQFALRGADAFDQVYNQDVDWDAVDAAASEGDGDWGEWEDDRFVLGDDETLPVLRQRVLDVGAETTRILGEADLDLTHPLPEAPWFEEGAVWSVRRVAMHMIAEISQHAGHADIIREAVDGQRTMG
- a CDS encoding alpha-hydroxy acid oxidase, which codes for MVQRQVPKPSEIFELVKFRKPSLDLTGSRLEQAQTVEDLRRIAKRRTPSAAFDYTDGAADGEVSLARARQAFQNVEFHPGVLTDVTNVDTTVEIFGGPSAQPFGIAPTGFTRLMQTEGESAGAGAAGVAGIPFTLSTLGTTSIEDVRAANPDGRNWFQLYVMRDRSISYGLVERAAEAGFDTLMFTVDTPVAGARLRDKRNGFSIPPQLTARTVLDAIPRPWWWWDFLTTPKLEFASLSTTGGTVGELLNSAMDPSIDFDDLREIREMWPGKLAVKGVQTVADAVKLAEFGVDGIILSNHGGRQLDRAPVPFHLLPDVAREVGGDVEIVVDTGIMNGADVVASLALGADFTMVGRAYLYGLMAGGRRGVDRMIDMLSEQVARTMRLLQVGSVAELNPDHVTQLRELLPVERRRPQS
- a CDS encoding TDT family transporter → MTGSVALHREDRSISTATAPSAHGGRRRTSFLSALEGQPALGFIGPNWFASVMGTGIVANAAATLPVTVPGLGAFARAVWVLDVVLLVVVLLATAMHWRLHPRTARSHLGDPVMSHFYGAPAMAFMTVGAGAMLVGQPLIGTTAAVAMNATLWTVGTALGLWTAVAVPYRTFMSHEVEPDSAFGGWLMPIVPPMVSAATGPLLIPHLPAGQWQLTMQLLCTAMFGLTLVASLVVITLIWGRLARHGAGASATIPTLWIVLGPLGQSITAGHTLGATAADVLPGPYGSAFEAAGLIYGAPMWGFAMLWAVLAVAITVRTVRSGMPFALTWWSFTFPVGTVVTGTSGLAEATGAHLFAGAAVVFYVGLLAAWAVVAVRTARGAYRGQLLQAPA
- a CDS encoding LysR family transcriptional regulator, with the translated sequence MDSPHVPDLAGLRLVVAIGRTGSIGAASRATGVSQQAASERLRGIEAQTGLTLVQRGPRGSDLTPSGVVFTEWAARLIELTDEVEAAIRGLREERSLGLSVWASMTIADALMPGWLVRLRRRQEHEGAQVTAVSLTASNSSQVLEAVRDGTAHLGFVEGVGAPGNVRSTVVAHDELLLVVAPDDPLARRRRPLEAAEVAELPLTGREVGSGTRDVVEQALAREGLQLHESVIELTTTTAVRESVLAGGAPALLSRRVVERDLEAGRLVAVGTTLDLGREFRAIWVGSPTPPAGPARDLIAIARGRHRAATAPRR